From the genome of Glycine soja cultivar W05 chromosome 14, ASM419377v2, whole genome shotgun sequence:
AACCATTCTGTTTCTCCACCTGCAGTGTAGATGGAATTTGTTTTCCAGGAAAAGGAAAACTGACTGTCCCACTCAAACCATTGTTACCAACTTGACGAGAATTTGACTGAGAGTAAGTAAGAGGACCATTAGGGCCTAAACCGTTGGTTGATGCAGGCAACTGATATCCATCCAACCAACTGTAATCGTCCATAATTGGATTCCCACTAATCAAATCTGAAACAGTGGGTTCACTACATTGTTTAGGAGGAACATGACTGAAACCAGGAGGAGGACCAAGGTGCCTAGAAGGTCGGTTGACTGGAGATTTTTTCAAACCAGCTTGCAAGGTTGATGATGTTTTCACAACAGAGTTTTCAGTGAATGTTCCAGAAGATGCAATGGCCTCAATTTTGGATGATATTGCAAAGTCTTCAGCTTTTGAGAGATCATGAGCATGAAACATACTAGTACTGCAAGTGCAGCACAGTCAGAGATTGCCACAGCTGCTTTAAATGGTAAGTCAGGTTTCATCACATGCCCATTCTCCAAGAATCTAAGACCTTTCAAACTGTTAGAAAGGGATATTTCCTCCTCTAACCACCTTGAAGAATGTGGCTGAACTGGTTGCTGGTGTTGAGGCACCATAGCACTAACAGAAGCAGGTAAAGAAATTTGATGATTCACATCATTCAGAGGGTTAGAAGTagaattaacattaaattttatattcccAATAGAAGCTGTTGGAACTGATTCTAAGCCTTCATGGGGTGCCCGTGATGAGGAAACAACCACATCAGCTCGTTTCTCAGCTCCTATAGGTTTGAAAACAATAACCTCATCATCCTCCTCTCCTTCAATGTACTGATGGTGGTCTGGACTACCAATTCCCACTTTTGTGTCTACTACCATGTTGTCTTTCAATAAATCTTCTGCATTAGGCATACCTGAATAGGAGGAAATAACAAAATCATCTGAGATTTGAGGCTGAACTCCAATTACAAACTTCTTTCCCTTTGagtcaaaatatatcattttctgATCAATCCTAACAACATTGGCTAAAGCCTTTCCTGCAGCTAAAATCCTTTTGACCCGagcttttctttccttttcactGTCACTTCCAATGGAATTCTTCCTTGAAAAATCCAAGATGGTTTGTGCAGGGAGAAGTGGACCAAATCCTCTTAACTCAAAATCCTCCCACAGAGCAAGCCGGTTTTTAGTTTCCCCTTCTTCATACCTGCTCATGTTATTAAAGCAAGTCtcctcttcatcatcttcaatagACATGGACCAAACTGAAAGTAGCTTGTTCAAGAAGGATACACAATGATTCCAAAATTTTGATCTAACAGTTGCCTGATTCTCATCCACATCATTGCCTGCAGCATGATATGGATAACATGCCAACCACTCAACAAAAACCAAAATGCCTGGTAAGAGATAACTACAAGAAGGATCCCTCAGCTGCATACATCTATCTACTACTAAACTCATAAATTCGAAAGCTACGGTGAATGCATTCTGAAGTAGAACAGCATGCTGTACAATTTCTGCATATGTTTGACCTTCAGATTCCTTATTCACATTATGAACTGTAAATATGATAGTGGAAACAACTCTGACAATGGCAAGTTTGTTCTGAAGAGTATCTGTGCCAAAATTCAGCTCTTCGTCTTGCCCTGATGATAGAAGCTCACGCAGGTTAGCGCTAAGAAGAGAGAGAACTTCAGTGAGGGTCTCAAGGCTATCATCGCAATAtatgagaaacaaagaaaaggaaaaaagtcaGAATATAATAATCCTTAATAGTTTTATGCATATAATGGTCAGATAGAATTTGTGCATTAATATATACCTTGTATGAGTGATTAAGATTCCATTTAGACGGACAAGGCATGTGCAGAAGGATTTGTAAGTGTCTTGTATATTGGATGCTCCTCCCTTTCTACGAGAGGTTTCCACACCAGTATCCTTGGTCACAAGCTTTGCTTCCCCTTTTCCTCTTCCATTGACTGCAAGAGCTTTAACATCACCAGAAAACTGGGAGTAACTTTGACGATTCTATCATGGCATTATAAAATAGATAGTTAGAAGTAATGCCAAGAAGATCATATATATGACAAAAGGGGAAGAGTCAACAACACACACCCCAACAGTATGAAAATAAATAGAGGATCAAGCTCAAGAGCTAATTCTTCACCCCCAACCATGCCAAATAAACTGAACTCCTTTACGTGAAAAGGTATGCTGGGTTGCAGTTTtcaataatatcaaatataattgCATACTTATAatgcacacacacaaacaccaCCTTACACGTCTCAATGCTTGAATAACTTGCAAGCCAGTGTGAAATTTACAACTTATAAACTTCCAATGCATTTAGCTTTGAGTACCAAATACTACAGTAGCAGAAAAGACTGAACTTGATACATCATGCTTAAGTTTGAGAGTAagcaaaaacacataaaaaacaaaaacaagataCATCTCAAACAATTGAGActtctaaatgaaaaaaattccaAACTATCAAATTATCCCTGGCAGTTGTAAATGGACTGACTATCCACAGCCAAACTctgaaaataacaataaacagCTGCCAGTTCATCCCCATGTTCATATTACCTTCTCAAATGCAACTATCAAATTATCCCTGGCAGTTGTAAATGGACTATCCACAGCCAAACTccgaaaataacaataaatagctGCCAGCTCATCCCCAGAATATGAAGCCAACAAAGCAAGCTGAAAATAACAGACTTGTCAAAATGGAATACAATAGCTACAATCCATGATCAACAATAAATGTGAACAACCAAAAGCAAAGCACAGGAGTGACAGGAATGCCAAAAACCTGATGATGGGGATTTCCACTTGAAGGCCAAATAGTGGCAGCTTGTAAATAGTAACTAGAAGCTGCTGCAAACTCACTATTGTAGAGTATATACCTTAATTGAAGCATTAAAGGAATTTAACTTGGTTGATTGTATACTATGCGCAAgttgttataaatttataatatatgagtttatataaaaaaaaatgttgttgatgTAGTGTAATgcaacatataatttatttctgacaaaaaagaaagacaCTATTGTAACTGTCAAATGAAAGTTTAAGAAAATAAGGTATAGGAAGTTCACAAGGCACACAATATTTCTCATACCTTCAAATACTATTGTCATTTAAAATActagtggtttattttttacgattttttctaattttgctagtctttttatgataataatatCTAGTTAGAAAACTGTTAAGTAGTAAAAGTTGTTATTAAAAGTAAGAATAGATACAACAAAAAAATCCTTCATATTTTTACTCTCATGACTAAATTGAGACACTCAATGCCTCAATTGTGTAACACCCTGGGGTTGTTACTTATCCTACCAATATTCTCAAATTTCAAAGATACCATTTCTCACAATTGTGATTTTGTCGTACTCTTCTTTCACACCCTCACTAATTCAGCAGAATTACCATTTTATTATAGATCAATTGAGAAAGTAAAACAGAAATATGATTtccttacaaaatatataacataataattagttttattgTACATTATTtttcctgaaaaaaaaaagcacaataaaagtataattttgcTAGTTCACAATTTTGATACCTATATGggaggaaagaaggattcatgtATGGGCTAAAAGCAATTTTGAACTTTCAAAACCCGTGCATTGTTAAATTAACATTGGGCCGAGTTTTAACGATTTCTATTATcaatgcaatttttatttttctgaccaaaaaaatattttgcatttGAGAATTGAGAATCTCTTATTCAACACCACCACTTCCGGCGACCATTTCTAACTAATTCCGGCGACGCCACGCTCCCGACACTGGTGACCTCTCTACCTCTCACTGAACGAGTGAACGtgcatcttaattttttttttttctgtttatgATTTTGGATCGATTTGTTTCTGTTACTGAAACCAAAGATGTGAGATCCCACCACTTCACTTCAATTCTCTTTCACTACGCTTTCATTTTGCGAATCCCGAACGTTCTCTTTCTCTGAATCGCTCGGTTCaaattcacattcaatttcgaaggATTTTCTTCACCAGAATTCATAGCAGTAGCATGCACTACGTAACTTCGTTTTCATCAAAGGTGTCACTGAAGTAGAAGCGTTGAATATTTTCTCAATCGTTGTTAAATGCTTAGCCACCGTGGATGATAATTGTTAATTGCGCTGCGAATCCGTGTTCTCAATCGTTATTCTacggaaatttgattattcaaaATTCGAGAAAGctagaaaatatttatgtagAAGTAAAAGTGGCTATATGACTAGTATCTGTGCAaatttctttttgcttttagtAATTTTAGCTttctaattgtttttattattttttatttgcatctgttttccattttttttaaatgtgattttAACCGTACCTTATGCAACACTTGTAGCGAATATTGAATGTGTGTGATGCTTTCGTTTAATTTTGAATAGCTTAATAGATCTAGTGCTTAGTACTGTATGAGTTTTTGTGGAGACTTCAATTCTGGTTTCTATGGCTTGGGTTTTGATCCTGTTAGTATTATTGGGGTAGGTTAAGGTGTGAGTGTGAGTAAAGGGTGTAGCGAAATAGCCTTCAATTTTTTAGCCCTGGATTGGGTATTGACTATTTGGTCACTAGAATGTTATACTTGATATGTGTGCAGATAAAATTTATGTTTGGTATTCATTTCTttcttgacttgcattttaccTTTAGGCTAAATGAGTGGAAACTGTGCAATTTAGTTAAAGAAAATGCTGGGTATCAGTTGTTAAGACATAGTGGGGTTCCAAAATTTGGAAAAACTCAAGACTATTCTTGCATAATTTATTGATTAGAGAAGAATGCTGTTGGTATGAGCTGTTCAAGTTGACTAACTAATGTGGGCATTCAGAATGACTCGAATTTTAGGTTTGACAGTTGTACATTATATGCACATCTTCTTCATGGATTATTGTAGTTGCCCTTCTATTACACAGTTATACTTGAATTGCTATAACAGTAAAACATCAAATTGCATTGCTactattttaaacttttgttaCTTATACTGTTGCCTGTGCTTTTCTCTGAACACAAGCAGCTTTATATCTGAGAACTATTTCGATtggaaaattgatattttatgggCGGGTAAATTAACGTTTAGCACATGCTTTGTTCTGTGGGAGCTGAACATTGCAGTTGGTTGTCCCAGGATCTCTTCTTTGATTAAGATTTCCCATGGTGTTAGTAGTGTTGCAGTATGATCTATAAATTAAACTGTCCATAAAGAATATGATTCACACTCATTTATTAACTGAGTTTGGTTATTTAATTGTGTTTCAGCAAGGGCAAGGTGCTTGAACATCTGAATTGTTTGCAAAATGGTTTCCTTTGAGATGAATGATCAAAAGAGTAAGtgtaatatgatatttttgttcttatcaagaaaatgatattatatgAAGTGATCTGTTGTCTTTAATGCTTATGCGTGAGAATAAATTATTGGGGTGTTAGCTATAATTCCATAAACATATTAGACAGGGTagccatttttataatttaatgtaattacCCAATTCTCTTGTCAAAagtaatatgattttaattttataggaatattttttttttcttaaaattggtTATTTAAAAGTAACGACTTCATCTAATGAAGCTAATTGAAATCTGTCAATAATGGTATTGCTTATCACATTGTAAGTAATGGTATTCCTATCCATCATGCTGATTTTCTTCAGGTTCTTGGGGGAAAGACAACTTTAAGATGTATGTTATTAGTTTGCCTAGTAATAACATTATGGAGTTTTCAAGAAATACATTAGTCTTTATGTTGTGGTATCATACTTATTGGCACAAGGATTGATTTGACTAAACTGTACTATTTTTCTACATTACGTTTTTTATATCTACTACAATTTTGTTATTGctatatttaatgtatttgaTTGGCACATGATACAGAGATTGGATTAGGATTAACTGGCTTTGGTATATTTTTCTCATTCCTTGGAATTATCTTCTTCTTCGACAAGGGATTGCTAGTCATGGGAAATGTAAGATTTGTATACGAGTTACTTGTTATAGAAGTTGGttctcatttaattttccttaatacatatttttttataccttGTTATCTGCATGATTAGATCCTGTTTGTTTCTGGAGTGTCCATAACCATTGGGCTAAAATCCACTATGCAATTCTTCATGAAACGAAGTAATTTCAAGGTAAACTTGTTACACGTCTTTTCACTTGGTGTGTCATGCTTTCTTCATGGTAAATTTTCCCTGCTCACCTTTTACCTTCTTAAAGGGAACAATCTCATTTGGTGTTGGGTTCTTTATTCTCATCATGGGATGGCCTATTTTGGGCATGATTGTTGAGGCTTACGGGTTCATCGTACTATTCAGGTTTGGtgcaatttgaaagaaatctgTTGTGTTTGAGTATGTCTGTTTGCTTAAAGCTAATTGTGGATTATACTGTGCAGTGGTTTCTGGCCTACACTGGCTGTTTTCTTACAGAAGATTCCTGTTCTTGGTTGGTTGTTTCAACAACCATTTATTCGATCGGTATGTATTTGTGATGAATGGAAACACGTTAACCTGTCATTTAAGTCTTCACAAAAGTATCTTACACATTTACTAATCTGGATGCTACCATATTAATAATTGGTGTTCATGAAAGTTATCAAGAAATCTTTACTTACTTTGATTGATTGGAGAGTATTGATTTTCATTAATAGATGTGAATGATAGTGACATATTAGGTAAAGAGGAAAAGCAACAGTATTTAGTGAATGCCAAACTAAAGTCTTCTGATGCTGAATTTAGAAAAAAGAGCTTTAAGGTTAGGCTTAAAAACATTTTCACTTTTTCAATGAGGCTATGATGAACCACAAATGAGGCCATACAGTCCTCTGAATTTTTTGGGGGGTGGAGGTGGCTGATCCATTtttgcatgtattttttttttataaaactttcatCATTgtgctcattttttttaacattatccTGGTGGGTCTCGATAAGGAATCTGACATTAATTGTTGGTTCTATATACCTGTCTAGAGATTGTTGAGTGATACTTCTTCTGTGTAATTGAAATTTTCCAACTGAGCTTGCTAATTTTCTGTGTTTTTGCAGTTGTTTGACCGCTATAGAGGCAAGCGAATGCCCGTGTAACACAAGAATCTATGAAAACATAATGTAACTAGTAGGGACTGCTTTTGTAAGtcaatgtaaagaaaatactagTATGGATATCTAACTGATTTGAGTTCGCTTTTTGATGGTAGAAAATGGTTATCATTTTATCATTGTAGTCATTTAGTGGAAAGAAATTTGCAAAGGGAAAAGGTTTCAGTTTTCACTTTACTTCTTGTTTGGCTCCTATTGATTCTAATGCTTGGTGGAAATGGGGAGTGGTTAGTTCCATCTACGGACTATTCCAATCAGACACCTTTGGGAGTTGTCCCCGCCAAGTATCATGGTGGCTTTTGTTCAAACTCGTAAAAGGAATATAATGGTTTTACATTACATGATGTTATTGCAGCAATATAGTTAGAAATCTGCagtgtaatttactctaaataTTTTACCATTGACTCTCGTCTTCTTTGGAATTGCGTCTGTTTTCTTTTTAGGCTGAGTTCTGTTATTCATATAACAACTCATACATTTatacaacattttattttatttatgtctcTCTCTATTATGGTCAGTTCTTCAAGTCTCAATATACAAATCATGATCTTAATTGGTTTCAGAAAACTCTTTTGGTAATATAAATTATCCATCGCATTACCTCTAAACCAATTGTTTATCATTGAAAAAGTTTAAAGTTTTGTGAACACTGATGTGTTCATTAACACTAGAGACAAAGAAGTTGAAGAGAAATGTGATAATATAATAAGAGatataatgtaataaaaagaaagaaaatggatTATCTTTAGAGtgcgtttggatagagaattttaactgagaaaagtaatttattagagtatttgaatttttgtaatttagaattcattgtttggatgctttttatgaagaatttaaaattttagaattttaaaacagaattctaaacaactaaaaatctggaatttcaattttcttctaaaatgtgagaaattgaattttttttcttacagtcttcttcaagaaacaccgtcTCAGCTCTTACAATATCGATCGGATGTGAATATAgaggaacacgtataactagcaTGCCAaccatatcttttttttttcatttatttttttcatcctcataattttaattttttttatccaaacataaaattttgaaaataaaagaatttcaattaaagtatttgaaattcttagaatttaaaatttttcaaaattttaaatttctccatccaaacacactaagaAACATTCCATGTTAAAGGTATTTTCTTATTCAGCGAGTTCTATAGTTATATATTGTTAAAACAAGAAATACATCACGATTAATCTATTGAACATTTGAATAcacttaatattaataataataataataatataatataatataatataaaataattatatattatcatttaattataaattattgttggAGTTAACTCTAAGGTAACTAATACCAAAATCAACAACCTgtcaataatataaatttttttttatctcagaATAATAATATAGCATGTAAAGAAATATCATAAATACAATCAGAAGTAAGCAAAAACATCAAACTGTTTGAGAAAAATTGAACCAAGCCACATTTTAAAAACAGTCCGATTCAATCAAAACTATTTTCATAAAGTGATTcagttcacttttttttaaaaaaaatctatacgTGTGAAATAAATAACAGAACTGGACCAAATTGTACTgttctattttaatattaattgctGCATTGGCTTCAACGACAAAAGAGCAACTTCTTCCAAATACTTAAgggtaaatattaatattttttaaaaggtcaatattaatggttaattttttaatttttgttaacgaAAGGAATTCAAACCTAACATCTTCCCTTCTCCCACTAAACCAACTTTATAATTCCCAGTAAATACTAATTGTTAGCCATGCCCATCTTAAAAAcgaattcaataaaataaaacgaacaagACTCGTTTCCACCTAACATGCCaagtttttcatgtttttgagaTGATTTTAGGAAAGTCAGAATACGCAGGAGTAAAAAGCTGAGCGCTATactaaagaaataatttaatagCATCAC
Proteins encoded in this window:
- the LOC114383530 gene encoding vesicle transport protein GOT1-like, which translates into the protein MVSFEMNDQKKIGLGLTGFGIFFSFLGIIFFFDKGLLVMGNILFVSGVSITIGLKSTMQFFMKRSNFKGTISFGVGFFILIMGWPILGMIVEAYGFIVLFSGFWPTLAVFLQKIPVLGWLFQQPFIRSLFDRYRGKRMPV